From a region of the Paenibacillus sp. FSL R10-2734 genome:
- a CDS encoding N-acetylmuramoyl-L-alanine amidase family protein, with protein sequence MRRVGYRTLLLLLLPLLLLSFTGHEAAAAGSSSGRIIMDNQELALPKGIKLENVNGSVMIPVRVVVENLGFEVLWEQQARKVTVHQDGKSIELAVGRKTADADGVTFDLNAAPKQSGGTVLVPIRFVSEQFGLKVGWDNSDKTVYLTGGQASVATPGGTVTGPTATNTPSPSQITTPGIDNGTTAGSIIPSPSPTPTPQTSTVPGSTGVNAAGPLVNGVAFTENRLIVAVSGGTKPSITKMSNPDRIVMDFPGAAFAPNFVGGLPSITANGSPQGKLDVSGYPLVSEIRYALFSVSPSTVRIVIQTLGSQPYQLIIDESTGLVTLDLNVTSSEGNTTGGNGMTGKPIVALDAGHGGTQSGAVSLTGKLEKDFNLAVIRKVQTLLMQEDLVDVVFTRTEDITLGLQDRVKIAEAAKANLFISVHGNSLELGYPNREKINGSETYYSRSESLPFAQIMHKHLVAGTGFKDNGVRAKSLHVTRETSMPAVLLEAGYLTNTGNESAMYSELLQDQLAREIVAGIKEYLGL encoded by the coding sequence ATGAGAAGAGTTGGGTATCGTACGTTGCTGCTATTGTTGCTGCCATTATTATTACTATCATTTACTGGACATGAAGCTGCCGCAGCTGGTAGTAGCTCAGGCAGAATCATTATGGACAATCAAGAGCTTGCTTTACCGAAAGGAATTAAACTTGAGAATGTCAATGGTAGCGTTATGATACCTGTCAGAGTGGTAGTGGAGAATCTCGGGTTTGAGGTGTTATGGGAGCAGCAGGCCCGCAAAGTAACTGTTCACCAAGATGGTAAAAGCATTGAGCTGGCTGTAGGACGGAAAACAGCTGATGCTGATGGGGTAACGTTTGATTTAAACGCAGCACCTAAGCAAAGTGGTGGTACAGTTCTCGTTCCAATTCGTTTCGTAAGTGAACAGTTCGGTCTGAAGGTTGGCTGGGATAACAGTGATAAAACAGTCTATTTGACGGGTGGACAAGCTTCGGTGGCTACACCTGGGGGAACTGTTACAGGCCCAACTGCAACCAATACTCCTTCTCCATCTCAGATTACTACACCAGGAATCGATAACGGCACAACCGCTGGAAGTATTATACCTTCACCTAGTCCAACACCTACACCACAAACATCCACAGTACCGGGAAGCACAGGTGTGAATGCAGCAGGACCTTTAGTAAACGGGGTAGCCTTCACTGAGAATCGATTAATCGTCGCTGTTTCTGGGGGTACTAAACCAAGCATCACAAAAATGAGCAATCCAGATCGAATCGTTATGGATTTTCCTGGCGCGGCGTTTGCTCCTAATTTCGTTGGAGGCCTACCGAGTATTACCGCAAATGGAAGTCCGCAAGGGAAGCTGGATGTTTCAGGTTACCCACTAGTTTCTGAGATTCGCTATGCATTGTTCAGTGTAAGCCCTTCCACGGTTAGGATCGTGATTCAAACGCTCGGAAGTCAACCCTATCAACTAATTATTGATGAAAGCACTGGACTGGTGACACTTGATTTGAACGTTACAAGTAGTGAAGGGAATACCACAGGTGGTAACGGAATGACTGGGAAGCCAATTGTGGCTCTCGACGCAGGTCATGGAGGGACACAGTCTGGGGCAGTCAGCCTCACGGGCAAGCTGGAAAAAGACTTCAATCTAGCTGTTATCCGTAAAGTACAAACACTCCTAATGCAGGAAGATTTGGTTGATGTCGTGTTTACTAGAACTGAAGATATTACACTTGGCCTTCAAGATCGAGTGAAAATCGCAGAAGCGGCAAAGGCTAATCTATTTATTTCAGTGCATGGGAATTCGCTGGAGCTGGGTTATCCGAATAGAGAGAAAATAAATGGCAGTGAAACCTACTATTCGCGGAGTGAGAGTCTGCCATTTGCTCAGATTATGCACAAACATCTGGTAGCAGGTACTGGGTTCAAGGACAACGGAGTAAGAGCGAAAAGTCTGCATGTTACACGAGAAACCAGTATGCCGGCAGTACTTCTAGAAGCAGGATATCTTACAAACACAGGGAATGAATCAGCAATGTATAGTGAGCTGCTTCAAGACCAATTAGCGAGGGAAATTGTAGCTGGTATTAAGGAATACCTAGGACTTTAA
- a CDS encoding N-acetylmuramoyl-L-alanine amidase, producing MKKFSLMLFLLLFVLVFPENGHAAAGNSKIYLDGKELTAGQSVPVENVNDTIMVPLRLISESLGYSVGWDQKSKTVTIEQQGKVIKLIVNQKTASVDDKTVSLTTAPILRSNTTLVPIRFISEQFGLTVSWDNAKKIVYLITPGISDDNGSSDGDSGNGGSEVVVPPVDPSKNLTMVNGVSFSENRLIIAMDGNSDPKVTAMTGPDRLVVDLPNATFSDLFGTGQILDPDLNGSLEVKDYPDVSGVRYSLYSTNPYTVRFVIDLNHAKNYNVSVTGDESKLVVIDLNAESTDDTATQPGNNGRKLVVLDAGHGAKDSGAVGVTGKYEKNFNLAIVLKTAELLKKENNIDVVLTRSNDTFLELKERAAMANNLKADIFISVHANSSASSSASGTETYYQREASKSLAKVMHKYLVQATGLSDRGVRYGNFHVIRETKMPAVLLEVGYLSSKKDEALLFSEASQNKVAASIVSGIKEYLGIK from the coding sequence ATGAAGAAATTCAGTTTGATGTTGTTTTTGTTACTCTTTGTATTGGTTTTTCCTGAGAACGGACATGCTGCTGCCGGGAATAGCAAGATTTATCTGGACGGTAAAGAGCTGACCGCAGGGCAAAGTGTCCCGGTTGAGAATGTGAATGACACGATCATGGTACCGTTAAGATTGATCTCCGAAAGCCTTGGATATAGCGTGGGCTGGGATCAGAAGAGCAAGACGGTAACGATTGAACAGCAAGGAAAGGTCATCAAACTGATTGTAAATCAAAAGACAGCCTCAGTTGATGACAAGACAGTATCGCTTACCACGGCCCCAATTCTTCGGAGTAATACGACACTTGTACCGATTCGGTTCATAAGTGAACAGTTTGGTCTAACTGTATCGTGGGATAATGCGAAGAAGATTGTTTATCTTATTACCCCAGGAATCTCAGATGATAACGGTAGTTCCGATGGAGATTCTGGAAATGGTGGATCAGAAGTTGTGGTCCCGCCGGTAGATCCTTCTAAGAATTTAACGATGGTAAATGGTGTGAGCTTCAGTGAAAATCGTTTGATCATCGCCATGGATGGTAATTCAGATCCAAAAGTGACGGCGATGACTGGGCCGGATCGGTTAGTGGTTGATTTACCGAATGCCACCTTCTCAGACCTGTTTGGCACAGGACAAATCCTTGATCCTGACCTTAACGGTAGCCTGGAAGTGAAAGATTATCCAGATGTATCAGGAGTACGATACTCCCTTTATAGCACAAACCCTTATACAGTACGTTTTGTAATCGATTTGAACCATGCGAAGAATTATAACGTTAGCGTAACAGGAGACGAATCTAAGCTAGTTGTAATCGATCTAAATGCGGAAAGTACGGATGATACTGCAACACAACCAGGAAATAACGGCAGAAAGCTTGTAGTATTAGATGCAGGGCATGGAGCTAAAGATTCTGGAGCAGTGGGTGTCACAGGTAAATACGAGAAGAATTTTAATTTGGCCATCGTACTTAAGACAGCTGAATTGCTGAAAAAAGAAAATAATATCGACGTCGTATTAACACGTAGTAATGATACTTTCTTGGAGCTCAAGGAAAGAGCGGCAATGGCTAATAATTTAAAAGCAGATATATTCATATCAGTGCACGCCAATAGCTCAGCATCCTCATCAGCTAGTGGAACAGAAACGTATTATCAACGGGAGGCTAGTAAGTCTCTTGCGAAGGTGATGCATAAGTATCTTGTTCAAGCTACAGGACTTAGTGATCGTGGGGTACGATACGGGAATTTCCATGTTATCCGCGAAACGAAAATGCCTGCTGTATTACTTGAGGTGGGATACCTTAGCAGCAAGAAAGATGAGGCACTGCTCTTTTCGGAAGCATCACAAAATAAAGTTGCTGCTTCAATAGTGAGTGGAATTAAGGAATATTTGGGTATAAAATAA
- a CDS encoding GerMN domain-containing protein — translation MMKHKWSTIGIATLLLLVIAGCGDKPTAAPANGVEQDTSNVASGAGESTQAPTDDPGNEVASTPQPAVDNNKTETQATAKPVAEEKQKQSQSIEAYYTNSQVMDLVPAKTNISFSNDVEKYTETFKTLQSNEKTELVPLWDKIELKSLKFVDGQIVMDIHKPEEAQLGAGGESLAITSLAKTYFQFDEVKSIEVLVDGEKVESLMGHVDLMHPITRDNSQM, via the coding sequence ATGATGAAACATAAATGGAGTACGATTGGGATTGCCACACTGCTTCTGCTAGTGATTGCTGGCTGTGGAGATAAGCCTACTGCGGCTCCTGCAAATGGAGTGGAGCAAGATACTTCGAATGTTGCAAGTGGTGCGGGGGAAAGTACACAGGCTCCAACCGATGATCCAGGAAACGAAGTGGCTAGTACGCCTCAACCGGCAGTAGATAATAACAAAACAGAAACTCAGGCAACTGCGAAGCCAGTAGCAGAGGAGAAGCAAAAACAGAGTCAAAGTATAGAGGCTTATTATACGAATTCACAAGTTATGGATTTGGTTCCTGCTAAGACTAATATCAGCTTCTCGAACGATGTGGAGAAATATACAGAGACGTTCAAAACATTGCAAAGTAACGAGAAGACTGAGCTTGTACCGTTATGGGATAAGATTGAACTGAAATCGTTAAAGTTTGTAGATGGTCAAATCGTGATGGATATTCATAAACCAGAAGAAGCACAGCTTGGCGCTGGGGGGGAGTCCTTAGCGATTACTTCTCTTGCAAAAACCTATTTTCAATTTGATGAAGTGAAGAGTATCGAAGTTTTGGTAGATGGTGAAAAGGTTGAAAGTTTGATGGGGCATGTGGATCTAATGCATCCTATAACTCGAGATAATAGCCAAATGTAA
- a CDS encoding S-layer homology domain-containing protein codes for MSAQKRSKRPLKAYSTKAVSAVMAGVMVFGGASAVFADTAAPAAATSTTTQAVGIFSDVKTGFWAEKHIYKLASQGIVVGNNGLFRPGDSVTQQEAVLMALRFMKLQDKVDNSSAVALPTDFKVSNYYKDYVVLAFQQGLLDKTTEMSPDNLKTSWGERKASREWIAELLIRALGKSADAAVAASEPTGFADDAKVSANKRGYINVAVDLKLANGVDGNRFDPQGAVTRAQLATFFSRAEAHNTIEYDNTYTGTISQLKDGKLTVFNNGKSTTYNLGANTAYYTNTSESRINLSDVQPFTKVTVIGAADNAAYVEVLDPTQQIESLSGNFAMVAPGNKLWLKSATGFTEYYYDETTTFVDANGTPIEPASLVADSVVTLQRETYSGSHKVVKVQVTSGVVNKTTTGTIQSVDLTGKSITFKNAAGTVETFKWEDGTSLFTYQASVLQPAELKIGSAVKYTVKENVIRSVEVTEGIERTVQGVLNELTSSTVVYKKADGTREVKLLGTKPAIVIPNVNSAVADDLIADAVGGDKIQLTLNSSDQVTKIEVLSRQIEQYSGATVIDYNTKTHLLTVMDTDKKAHVVQLDEKTKLLIEGALPNLTNMGTKLIENRKVNVKAIGQRALSLEIVTKYEGTLTAVNSSSKTIVLKLNDGQTLTMPYPQLIDLFGKTNPTLSDIPVGSNVTASLTTGQDLIAVLKVKAVLQVEAATVNSGTNRLSVKWNGGTSEINTAALPITNEAGESIKITALKSGDFLNVTFDGSSPLAIQTVKLTTGQISSVDAAANNLVVKEYAGAAQNFAVSGGVRIIRDGSTTTALSNLTTADRVEIRKDTDGATVIRVLPQLTRSFSRYESTTNSLVTKRANLNDKYQFTLASNVYIHQGDTTLSVQSLKENDNIIMYFNNDIVVEIVKQ; via the coding sequence TTGTCCGCGCAAAAAAGGTCAAAACGTCCATTGAAGGCTTATTCTACTAAGGCAGTATCGGCTGTTATGGCTGGAGTCATGGTTTTTGGAGGCGCAAGCGCAGTATTTGCAGATACAGCTGCTCCGGCAGCAGCAACATCTACCACTACACAAGCTGTAGGGATTTTTAGCGATGTGAAGACAGGCTTTTGGGCTGAAAAGCATATTTATAAACTAGCATCACAAGGTATTGTGGTAGGAAATAATGGTTTGTTCCGTCCGGGAGATTCTGTAACACAACAGGAAGCTGTGCTTATGGCGTTACGGTTTATGAAGCTACAGGATAAAGTAGATAATTCTTCTGCTGTAGCTTTGCCTACTGATTTTAAGGTTTCAAATTATTACAAGGATTATGTTGTTCTAGCGTTTCAACAAGGTCTTTTGGATAAAACTACGGAAATGTCTCCTGATAATCTGAAGACATCTTGGGGGGAACGTAAAGCATCCCGCGAATGGATTGCTGAACTGTTAATTCGTGCACTAGGCAAAAGTGCAGATGCAGCCGTTGCAGCTAGTGAGCCGACAGGCTTTGCAGATGATGCTAAAGTGTCTGCAAACAAGAGAGGGTACATCAACGTTGCTGTTGATCTAAAATTAGCCAACGGTGTTGATGGTAATCGCTTTGATCCACAAGGGGCTGTGACCCGTGCTCAATTGGCTACCTTTTTCAGTCGGGCGGAAGCCCATAATACGATTGAATATGATAACACTTACACAGGAACAATTAGTCAATTGAAAGATGGGAAACTGACCGTGTTTAATAACGGAAAGTCTACTACATATAATTTAGGTGCTAACACCGCTTATTATACTAACACTTCTGAAAGCAGAATTAATTTAAGTGATGTACAGCCTTTCACGAAGGTTACCGTTATTGGGGCAGCAGATAATGCAGCCTATGTTGAAGTGCTGGATCCTACTCAACAAATTGAGAGCCTATCCGGAAACTTTGCAATGGTAGCTCCAGGTAATAAGCTATGGCTGAAATCAGCTACTGGGTTCACTGAATATTACTATGATGAAACAACAACCTTTGTAGATGCGAATGGGACTCCAATTGAACCTGCTTCTCTGGTAGCAGACAGTGTAGTTACGTTGCAGCGCGAGACGTATAGTGGATCACATAAAGTGGTTAAGGTTCAAGTGACTTCAGGGGTTGTTAACAAAACTACAACAGGAACCATTCAAAGTGTAGATCTTACTGGCAAAAGCATTACCTTTAAAAATGCTGCCGGTACGGTGGAAACCTTTAAATGGGAGGATGGAACTTCCTTATTTACTTACCAAGCATCCGTGTTGCAGCCTGCAGAGTTGAAGATAGGTTCTGCTGTTAAATATACGGTTAAAGAAAATGTGATTCGTTCAGTAGAAGTAACAGAGGGTATTGAACGGACCGTTCAGGGCGTTCTTAACGAACTGACAAGCTCAACAGTAGTTTATAAAAAAGCGGACGGAACTCGTGAAGTTAAGCTGTTAGGTACTAAGCCAGCGATTGTTATTCCAAACGTGAACAGCGCTGTGGCTGATGATCTTATAGCGGATGCAGTCGGCGGAGACAAGATTCAGCTTACGCTGAACAGCAGTGATCAAGTCACAAAAATTGAAGTGTTAAGCCGTCAAATTGAGCAGTATAGTGGAGCGACGGTTATTGATTATAATACTAAAACTCATCTGTTGACCGTTATGGATACTGATAAAAAGGCCCATGTCGTTCAGTTGGATGAAAAAACAAAGCTGTTGATTGAAGGTGCACTTCCTAACTTAACTAATATGGGTACGAAACTTATTGAGAACCGTAAAGTAAATGTAAAAGCAATAGGACAGAGGGCTTTGTCTTTGGAAATTGTCACAAAGTACGAAGGAACCTTGACTGCGGTTAATTCTTCTTCGAAAACTATTGTATTGAAACTTAATGATGGACAAACTTTAACGATGCCTTACCCGCAACTTATTGATCTCTTTGGAAAGACCAATCCAACGTTAAGCGATATTCCTGTTGGCAGTAATGTGACAGCCTCACTGACAACTGGCCAGGATCTAATTGCAGTATTGAAAGTGAAGGCAGTTTTACAAGTTGAAGCGGCAACTGTTAATTCCGGAACCAACCGTTTGAGCGTTAAATGGAATGGTGGAACTAGTGAGATCAATACTGCGGCGCTCCCAATAACAAATGAAGCTGGTGAGAGCATTAAGATAACCGCTTTGAAATCGGGAGATTTTCTCAATGTAACCTTTGATGGTAGTTCACCGCTCGCTATTCAGACAGTAAAGCTTACTACTGGTCAGATTAGTTCAGTAGATGCTGCAGCGAATAACCTAGTTGTGAAAGAGTACGCTGGTGCTGCACAAAACTTCGCTGTAAGCGGTGGAGTCAGAATTATTCGTGATGGCTCGACAACAACTGCTCTTAGTAACTTAACAACGGCGGATAGAGTGGAGATTCGTAAAGATACGGATGGAGCTACAGTCATTCGTGTGTTACCTCAATTAACTCGGTCATTCTCTCGCTATGAGAGTACGACGAATTCCTTGGTAACTAAAAGAGCTAATTTGAACGATAAATACCAGTTCACTCTTGCTTCAAATGTATATATTCATCAAGGAGATACGACATTATCCGTGCAATCTCTGAAAGAAAATGATAATATTATAATGTATTTCAATAATGATATTGTGGTTGAAATTGTGAAACAATAG
- the nth gene encoding endonuclease III — protein MKVAEVRHILDTIGDLFPDAHCELNHSNAFELTIAVLLSAQCTDATVNKVTEDLFQKYKAPIDYISVPLEELEGDIRRIGLYRNKAKHIQSLCSILIEQYGGEVPEAHDLLVTLPGVGRKTANVVVSNAFGVPAIAVDTHVERVAKRLALAGWKDSVLEVEKKLMKAVPRDEWTITHHRLIFFGRYHCKAQNPKCQVCPLLDVCREGKKRMKTAVVRKAKDHTSKS, from the coding sequence ATGAAAGTTGCAGAAGTCCGCCACATTTTGGATACCATTGGAGACTTGTTCCCTGATGCACATTGCGAGCTCAATCACAGTAACGCTTTTGAATTAACGATAGCGGTGCTATTGTCAGCCCAATGTACGGATGCAACGGTGAACAAAGTGACCGAGGACCTGTTCCAAAAGTACAAAGCCCCCATCGATTATATTTCTGTACCGTTGGAGGAATTGGAGGGGGATATCCGGCGCATTGGCTTATATCGTAACAAAGCCAAGCATATCCAAAGTCTGTGCTCTATACTCATAGAACAGTATGGTGGCGAGGTCCCTGAGGCTCATGACTTGCTTGTAACGTTGCCCGGTGTAGGTCGTAAAACCGCAAACGTAGTAGTATCCAACGCTTTTGGAGTTCCTGCCATTGCAGTGGACACGCATGTGGAGAGGGTTGCCAAACGACTTGCATTAGCAGGCTGGAAAGATTCTGTGCTGGAAGTGGAAAAGAAGCTGATGAAGGCTGTGCCACGTGACGAATGGACGATCACTCATCACCGGCTTATCTTTTTCGGACGCTATCACTGCAAGGCACAGAACCCAAAATGTCAAGTTTGTCCGCTCCTTGATGTATGTCGAGAGGGCAAAAAGCGTATGAAAACAGCTGTTGTCAGGAAAGCTAAAGATCATACGTCAAAAAGTTAG
- a CDS encoding dynamin family protein yields MRAEQVRIQKETLNETASLLFQLRALMHRWGDEGSERIYEDLQNKEGGNELTLAFCGHFSAGKSSMINLLCGSSVLPSGPVPTSANIVSIRSGVPRVLIYPRVEGSKNELAPIETTPERLQEYCRNGGDYSAIEVWNEIPLLSKHGVLLDTPGVDSTDDGHQAATRSALHLADVVFYVMDYNHVQSENNLAFAKNLSDWGKPLYLIVNQIDKHREQEISIEEYKRQLEHAFEQWGIHCAGILFTSLKKKEHPLNHWDNLLSLITDLLEQREQLLQYSLSRSIHHTADSSLTAFREDQQEEREALLEELEGSNAETVTNELRSLEEEQARLEDLPQLSRASLRNGLDTLLNNANLMPADVREASGSYMESVSPTFKLGFFSTAARREKEQSKRLAVWQGLLAREVSAQLEWYLIQLVRDWAENLGLWEEEAETTLKQGFPAVSQEWLAAAVKPGMGSSGEALLNFCRTLAADIKSQFRRAALLVGDELLAKLPSLIDERRAELQRREQALARQARAVAALAALDRAADARAHELAALLPPRRPSPPASCRR; encoded by the coding sequence GTGAGAGCGGAACAGGTTAGAATCCAGAAAGAGACATTAAATGAAACAGCGTCGCTGCTTTTCCAGCTGCGAGCATTAATGCACCGCTGGGGTGATGAGGGATCTGAACGCATATATGAAGATTTACAAAACAAAGAGGGTGGGAATGAACTGACCCTTGCTTTTTGTGGACATTTTTCGGCGGGGAAATCCAGTATGATCAATCTTCTATGCGGCAGTTCAGTACTACCTTCTGGACCAGTGCCGACTAGTGCCAATATTGTTTCTATTCGCAGCGGGGTTCCAAGAGTGCTTATCTATCCTAGGGTTGAGGGAAGTAAAAATGAACTTGCTCCTATAGAGACAACACCAGAAAGATTACAGGAATACTGTCGAAATGGTGGAGATTATTCCGCGATTGAAGTATGGAATGAGATCCCACTGCTAAGCAAGCATGGCGTACTATTGGATACGCCTGGGGTAGATTCGACAGATGATGGCCATCAGGCGGCAACTCGCTCCGCGCTGCATTTGGCTGATGTCGTATTCTATGTAATGGACTATAACCATGTACAGTCAGAGAATAATTTGGCTTTTGCCAAAAATCTTAGTGACTGGGGTAAACCGTTGTATCTGATCGTTAATCAGATCGACAAGCACAGGGAACAAGAAATTTCTATTGAGGAATATAAACGTCAACTAGAACATGCTTTTGAACAGTGGGGGATTCATTGTGCGGGAATTCTGTTCACTTCTCTCAAAAAGAAAGAACACCCACTTAATCATTGGGATAATCTACTTAGCCTTATAACCGATTTGTTGGAGCAAAGAGAGCAACTACTTCAATATAGCCTATCTCGTTCCATCCATCATACAGCAGATTCTTCTTTAACTGCATTCCGTGAAGACCAGCAGGAGGAACGAGAAGCTCTCCTTGAAGAGCTGGAAGGATCAAATGCAGAGACTGTGACGAATGAACTGAGATCACTTGAGGAAGAGCAGGCACGACTTGAGGATCTGCCTCAGCTGTCACGAGCGAGCTTGCGAAATGGCCTCGACACCTTACTTAACAATGCTAATCTAATGCCTGCGGATGTAAGAGAGGCTTCGGGAAGCTATATGGAGAGCGTCAGCCCTACATTTAAGCTAGGGTTTTTCTCTACGGCTGCGCGGCGGGAGAAGGAACAAAGTAAACGATTGGCAGTCTGGCAAGGACTGTTGGCCCGAGAGGTTTCCGCCCAGCTGGAATGGTATTTGATTCAGCTGGTACGTGATTGGGCGGAGAATCTCGGGCTGTGGGAAGAGGAGGCGGAGACGACTCTGAAGCAAGGCTTCCCGGCGGTGAGCCAGGAGTGGCTGGCGGCTGCAGTTAAGCCGGGAATGGGCTCTAGTGGCGAGGCGCTGCTCAATTTCTGCCGCACCCTTGCGGCTGATATTAAGAGCCAGTTCCGCCGTGCGGCGTTGTTGGTTGGCGATGAGCTGCTAGCGAAGCTGCCATCGCTTATTGATGAGCGGCGCGCGGAGCTCCAGCGCCGTGAGCAGGCCCTTGCACGGCAGGCGCGCGCCGTAGCCGCGCTAGCCGCCCTGGACCGCGCGGCAGACGCCCGCGCGCACGAGCTCGCGGCGCTGCTGCCGCCGCGCCGGCCCTCACCCCCGGCATCCTGCCGGAGGTGA
- a CDS encoding dynamin family protein, producing MTPRAAAQSAATREAQPPQSAAAGSAAAASWAAGTASPAGGRRRLSAAADALAAAAELLRREPAMASAARNLALRAEDLAGGRFTLALFGAFSAGKSSFANALLGEEVLPVSPHPATAAVNRILAPEGDFRHASAVVTMKTMADFWDDICHSFSVLQLGEPQQNTWTSVLASLPARGIHPSALPHAGFLRAAAAGWAEAEPLLGTVRTVDLEQYRGLVAEETRACFVQGIDLYYACPLTESGIVLVDTPGADSLHARHTGVTFNYMKNADAICFVTYYNHAFSKADRGLLAQLGRIKDSFALDKMFFIINASDLASGEDELEEVREHVAQNLRAGGLRSPRIYALSSLLALEGKTQHNYERYEASRFHHFEQALSSFAGDELPQLSLNAAAESIASVRRRAEEWQNLASRAANEREAGLKEMQERRQLAMKRLSLLEMEDRPSRDLVHEGEELIYHVCQRISFSFTRNFQESFHPSLLREDAGNLKAIFAACGAELMRTTQRELEQELWATTLRLESTGRRLVHEAAEAAATELLFSTQELHLMENEEASWPSPTELECQLQSVEWSTLWGHFKSPRYFFEGAGREQVKGAAEPLVKEAVNTAAAAQKKKLLAHYVECVASELKSAAERLQEGLAEQEKAMLDLLKGGESADHWGQLGHQLSLLEHSFVDILDKDN from the coding sequence GTGACCCCGCGTGCGGCTGCGCAGAGCGCCGCAACGCGGGAGGCCCAGCCGCCGCAAAGCGCCGCGGCTGGAAGTGCCGCCGCCGCAAGCTGGGCGGCGGGCACGGCTTCGCCGGCGGGCGGACGCCGCCGGCTATCCGCAGCCGCGGACGCGCTGGCGGCTGCGGCAGAGCTGCTGCGCCGCGAGCCAGCGATGGCATCGGCGGCGCGGAATCTGGCGCTACGTGCGGAGGATCTCGCCGGCGGCCGTTTTACCCTTGCGCTGTTCGGTGCGTTCAGCGCGGGTAAGTCCTCCTTCGCCAATGCGTTGCTCGGCGAAGAAGTGCTGCCCGTGTCTCCACATCCCGCCACGGCTGCGGTCAACCGCATATTGGCGCCGGAAGGAGACTTCCGCCATGCCAGCGCGGTTGTAACGATGAAGACCATGGCAGATTTCTGGGATGACATCTGCCATTCCTTCAGTGTGCTGCAGCTTGGCGAGCCACAGCAGAACACATGGACTTCAGTACTTGCAAGCTTGCCTGCAAGGGGAATTCATCCCTCTGCGCTGCCGCATGCTGGATTTCTAAGGGCAGCAGCGGCTGGCTGGGCTGAAGCCGAGCCCTTGCTAGGAACGGTGCGAACCGTTGATTTAGAACAATACCGAGGCCTTGTAGCAGAGGAGACCCGGGCCTGCTTTGTGCAGGGAATTGATTTGTATTATGCCTGTCCCTTGACCGAAAGTGGGATAGTACTCGTGGATACACCAGGAGCCGATTCGCTACACGCTCGTCATACCGGCGTAACCTTTAATTACATGAAAAACGCAGATGCCATATGTTTTGTTACCTATTACAACCACGCTTTTTCAAAAGCAGATCGAGGTCTGCTTGCTCAGCTGGGCCGAATTAAAGATAGCTTTGCACTTGATAAAATGTTTTTTATTATCAATGCTTCCGATCTTGCTTCAGGAGAAGATGAATTGGAAGAGGTACGAGAGCATGTCGCTCAAAATTTACGTGCCGGTGGCTTACGCTCGCCGAGAATTTATGCGCTCTCCAGCTTGCTTGCTCTGGAAGGTAAAACTCAGCATAATTACGAACGCTATGAGGCTTCCCGGTTCCATCATTTTGAGCAAGCTTTATCCAGCTTTGCGGGAGATGAACTTCCTCAGCTTTCACTTAACGCAGCTGCAGAAAGTATCGCATCAGTTCGCCGCAGGGCGGAAGAGTGGCAAAATCTCGCTTCCAGGGCGGCAAACGAGCGTGAAGCTGGCTTAAAAGAAATGCAAGAACGTCGACAGTTAGCTATGAAACGGCTATCCCTTTTGGAGATGGAGGATCGCCCTAGCAGAGATCTTGTTCATGAAGGCGAAGAGCTGATCTATCATGTCTGTCAGCGAATTAGCTTCTCTTTCACCAGAAATTTTCAGGAATCCTTCCACCCCTCATTATTGCGTGAGGACGCAGGGAATTTAAAGGCTATATTTGCTGCGTGTGGTGCAGAGCTGATGCGTACCACCCAGCGTGAATTGGAGCAAGAGCTGTGGGCGACAACGCTGCGACTGGAGAGTACTGGGCGCAGACTTGTTCATGAAGCGGCTGAAGCTGCTGCTACTGAGCTACTCTTCTCTACTCAGGAGCTCCATCTAATGGAGAATGAAGAAGCGTCATGGCCTTCCCCTACTGAGCTGGAGTGCCAGCTTCAGTCCGTGGAATGGTCCACCTTATGGGGACATTTCAAATCCCCTCGGTATTTCTTTGAAGGCGCTGGCCGGGAACAAGTCAAAGGTGCAGCGGAGCCTCTTGTGAAAGAAGCTGTTAATACTGCGGCAGCAGCGCAGAAGAAAAAATTGCTTGCACATTATGTCGAATGTGTCGCCAGTGAGCTAAAGTCTGCTGCAGAGCGTTTGCAGGAAGGGTTAGCAGAGCAAGAGAAAGCGATGCTAGATCTCCTTAAAGGGGGTGAATCCGCAGATCATTGGGGTCAGTTAGGCCACCAATTATCCCTCTTGGAACATTCTTTCGTTGATATATTAGACAAAGATAATTGA